A single genomic interval of Pseudomonadales bacterium harbors:
- a CDS encoding capsular biosynthesis protein, with translation MIAGGLDALRGKRVLLLQSPVGPFFRRLAQDLHWAGAQVCKVNFNGGDLLFYPSGAVNFRGELREWSGFLDRLIDERRIDVVLMFGDCRPIHRVARALASVRGIEIGVFEEGYIRPNYITFERFGVNGHSQLPRSPLFYRNRDVGDPPPSQRVDGTFVNAALWATLYYMASALLWPWFRRYRHHRRLSLLEALPWLRSSWRKRWCAWRERRKQPRFAGELSGRFFLVPLQVHNDAQIHAHSDFDSVEKFIAHVVRSFAAAAPPDTHLVIKHHPMDRGYHDYGRLIRQHERDFGLEGRLHYVHDLHLPTLLRHARGCVLVNSTVGMSALFHGTPLKVCGAAIYDMPGLTYTGSLERFWIDAPDMRIDFELFRRFRNYVIRRTQLNGSFYRRLDLPGSCSGVVWPHGAPVRVPMRPQPVAGDVIVQEAV, from the coding sequence ATGATTGCAGGCGGATTGGATGCCCTGCGTGGCAAGCGGGTGTTGCTGCTGCAGTCTCCCGTCGGTCCCTTCTTCCGCCGTCTGGCACAGGACTTGCACTGGGCCGGTGCGCAGGTCTGCAAGGTCAATTTCAACGGCGGTGACCTGCTGTTCTACCCGTCCGGGGCAGTCAACTTCCGCGGTGAGCTGCGCGAATGGTCCGGGTTCCTTGATCGCCTGATCGACGAACGCAGGATCGACGTGGTACTGATGTTCGGTGATTGCCGACCGATTCATCGTGTCGCGCGCGCGCTCGCCAGCGTTCGTGGCATCGAGATCGGGGTATTCGAGGAAGGCTACATCCGGCCGAATTACATCACGTTCGAGCGCTTCGGCGTCAACGGACACTCGCAACTGCCGCGCTCACCATTGTTTTACCGCAACCGTGACGTCGGGGATCCTCCCCCGTCGCAGCGGGTGGATGGCACGTTCGTGAACGCCGCCCTATGGGCGACGCTGTACTACATGGCAAGTGCCCTGCTCTGGCCTTGGTTCAGGCGTTATCGCCACCATCGTCGGCTGAGTCTGCTCGAAGCGCTGCCATGGCTGCGCAGTTCCTGGCGCAAACGGTGGTGTGCGTGGCGCGAACGCCGGAAGCAGCCGCGCTTTGCCGGAGAGCTGTCGGGACGCTTCTTTCTGGTGCCGTTGCAGGTGCACAACGACGCGCAGATTCACGCGCATTCGGATTTCGACTCGGTCGAGAAGTTCATCGCTCACGTGGTGCGTTCGTTTGCAGCCGCTGCACCCCCCGACACCCATCTCGTGATCAAGCACCACCCGATGGATCGCGGCTATCACGACTATGGCCGATTGATCCGCCAGCACGAACGCGATTTCGGTCTGGAGGGGCGACTGCACTACGTCCACGACCTGCACCTGCCCACGCTGTTGCGCCACGCCCGTGGCTGCGTGCTCGTGAACAGCACGGTCGGCATGTCGGCGCTGTTCCACGGTACGCCGCTGAAGGTATGCGGTGCGGCAATCTACGACATGCCGGGGCTCACCTATACCGGTAGCCTGGAGCGTTTCTGGATCGATGCGCCGGACATGCGCATCGATTTCGAGCTGTTCCGGCGTTTCCGCAACTACGTGATCAGACGCACGCAGTTGAACGGCAGCTTCTACCGGCGGCTCGATCTCCCGGGTTCATGCTCCGGGGTGGTCTGGCCGCACGGCGCACCGGTGCGGGTGCCGATGCGCCCGCAACCGGTCGCAGGCGATGTGATCGTGCAGGAAGCCGTCTGA
- a CDS encoding capsular polysaccharide biosynthesis protein yields the protein MMQYHACYAVLSPGIWRIPWLHELLGADLEFCTGLRAPRRASAVLGWGQRRSTRRSRAFAKRHGLPFVALEDGFLRSLGLGRDDPPLSLLIDDEGIHYDARNPSRLDRLLAVTLDAGQVERALELVATWRRERVSKYNHQRDPEDGVLPERFVLAVDQTYGDASVVGGLADRQSFTRMLRAALDENPECTVVMKTHPDVFAGKARGWIDTAALDPRVLVLAQDVHPAALLERAEAVYVVSSQLGFEALLHGVPVHTFGMPFYAGRGLTRDALPAPAWRQPVTLAQLVHAALVAYPRYRDPEGGAACEVETVLEHLGLQRRMRARFAPQAYAAGFSPWKRPLVRRFAQGTALHFVRSADAAPQGAQLLVWGRADPAPAAGSEVVRLEDGFLRSVGLGADLVTPLSWVMDRSGLYYDAGCSSDLEKLLQHGEFDAALCARAAALRERIVAARLSKYNLGGGGWQRPPASKQVVLVPGQVETDAAVALGAPGIRSNLELLRAVRTMRPDAWIVYKPHPDVVAGLRGGGAAARQLLPLCNEIVVDCAIAALLEAVDEVHVLSSLAGFEALLRRCPVVCHGQPFYAGWGLTQDLVPLARRSRRLVLDELVAGVLLLYPSYVSRRSGRFTTAERALDELIAWRERVDHAPRVGWLRPLLRLRARLLGL from the coding sequence ATGATGCAGTACCATGCCTGCTACGCGGTGCTCTCGCCGGGCATTTGGCGTATCCCATGGCTGCACGAACTGCTGGGCGCCGATCTGGAGTTCTGCACCGGACTGCGCGCGCCGCGCCGTGCCAGTGCGGTGCTGGGCTGGGGGCAACGGCGTTCCACACGACGCTCGCGTGCATTTGCAAAGCGTCATGGGCTGCCGTTCGTCGCACTGGAAGACGGCTTCCTGCGCTCGCTCGGGCTGGGGCGTGACGATCCGCCACTGTCGTTGCTGATCGACGATGAAGGGATCCATTACGACGCACGAAATCCGTCGCGGCTGGATCGTCTGCTTGCGGTCACGCTGGATGCCGGACAGGTGGAACGTGCACTGGAGCTCGTTGCGACGTGGCGGCGCGAACGCGTCTCGAAATACAACCACCAGCGCGACCCGGAAGACGGCGTGTTGCCCGAGCGTTTCGTGCTCGCGGTGGACCAGACCTATGGTGATGCCTCGGTCGTTGGCGGGCTTGCCGACCGGCAGAGTTTCACGCGCATGCTGCGGGCGGCGCTCGATGAAAACCCGGAATGCACGGTCGTGATGAAGACCCATCCCGATGTGTTTGCCGGCAAGGCTCGTGGCTGGATCGATACGGCCGCGCTCGACCCGCGTGTGCTGGTGCTGGCGCAGGACGTGCACCCTGCAGCGTTGCTCGAGCGTGCCGAGGCGGTTTACGTGGTCAGCTCGCAGCTCGGCTTCGAGGCACTGCTGCACGGCGTACCGGTGCACACCTTCGGCATGCCCTTCTACGCCGGGCGTGGGTTGACCCGCGATGCCTTGCCGGCACCGGCGTGGCGCCAGCCGGTGACGTTGGCGCAACTGGTACACGCAGCGCTGGTTGCGTATCCGCGCTATCGCGACCCTGAAGGCGGTGCGGCGTGCGAAGTCGAGACGGTGCTCGAGCACCTCGGACTGCAGCGACGCATGCGTGCACGCTTTGCACCGCAGGCCTACGCGGCAGGCTTCTCGCCGTGGAAGCGCCCGCTGGTCCGACGTTTTGCCCAGGGGACCGCACTGCATTTCGTGCGCAGCGCGGACGCTGCACCGCAGGGCGCGCAACTGCTGGTCTGGGGTAGAGCCGATCCTGCGCCAGCGGCGGGCAGCGAGGTCGTGCGGCTCGAGGATGGGTTCCTGCGTTCGGTCGGGCTCGGTGCCGATCTGGTCACACCGCTGTCGTGGGTGATGGATCGCAGCGGGCTCTACTACGACGCCGGCTGCAGCAGCGATCTGGAAAAACTGCTGCAGCACGGTGAGTTCGACGCAGCCTTGTGTGCGCGTGCCGCAGCGCTTCGCGAGCGTATCGTGGCCGCGCGTCTCAGCAAGTACAACCTCGGTGGCGGTGGCTGGCAGCGGCCACCCGCCAGCAAGCAGGTGGTCCTGGTGCCGGGGCAGGTGGAGACCGATGCAGCCGTCGCGCTGGGTGCCCCGGGAATTCGCAGCAACCTCGAGCTGCTGCGTGCGGTACGGACGATGCGCCCCGATGCCTGGATCGTCTACAAGCCGCACCCTGACGTGGTGGCCGGGTTGCGCGGTGGTGGGGCCGCGGCAAGGCAGTTGTTGCCGCTGTGCAACGAGATCGTCGTGGACTGCGCGATCGCGGCGTTGCTGGAGGCGGTGGACGAGGTACACGTGCTGAGTTCGCTGGCAGGTTTCGAGGCGTTGTTGCGCCGGTGCCCGGTGGTCTGCCATGGACAGCCGTTCTATGCCGGATGGGGATTGACGCAGGATCTGGTCCCGCTGGCTCGCCGTAGCCGCCGGCTCGTTCTGGACGAACTGGTGGCGGGAGTGTTGCTGCTCTATCCGAGCTACGTCAGCCGGCGCAGCGGGCGTTTCACGACCGCCGAGCGGGCGCTGGACGAGCTGATCGCGTGGCGTGAGCGCGTTGACCATGCACCCCGTGTGGGTTGGTTGCGCCCGCTGCTGCGCCTGCGCGCCCGGCTGCTCGGACTGTGA
- a CDS encoding glycosyltransferase, protein MPRAFTRRARIVAGWLRVWLLGVETWLARVLGLRRLHRRHLHALVRASGLFDADWYLRRNQDVLRSGIDPLDHYVRHGDREGRQPMALFDPQFYRSHAGKRPLRVNALLHYVYLGRFRRISPSVWFDVAYYLKQNRDVARSGEEPLRHYLREGGASGRSPCRQFDADYYLRSNPDVALAGTNPLLHYLETGRIEGRAVLATLAEDEVQGQPGVPRPPPPDDWSDIPLMVPGDGPCVDIVVPVYSGRNETLHCLRSVLLAPVTTRFELIVIDDASPDVELASALTRHAERGLFTLLRNESNRGFVRSANRGLQLHPERDVLLLNADTEVFGDWLDRLRTAALRHPRTGTVTPLSNNATIASYPLTLRDNPYPLEIGYETLDCLAAQANAGVEVEAPTGVGFCMYLRRDCLADTGLFDEEAFGRGYGEENDLCQRALARGWRNVIAADVFVHHLGSVSFKGERARRVDEAMRVMDARHPDYQPSVRRFIDADPLRPARRALDRARMIARAGASSALIVCHARGGGAERHVVEEAVRLRKEGRGVFYLRPVPAAPGHVHLAAPAGMQLPNLGDFALADTAELAAVLRELRIDVIHDHGTVDFPVDMPQRLLELAQAIGARIEVDVHDYELICPRINLVNGSGRYCGEPGVEGCNTCLAGVANDFGARDIVGWRAGREQLVRAADAVWVPDSDVAERLQRYFPGVGFSVDPHEALDIAPLRPLTPFEGVNAPLRIVVIGALGKIKGYEVLLACARDAARRRLPLSFSVLGYSMNDTPLMNAGVALSGRYLESEAAQKLAALEPHAVWLPSIWPETYSYTLSLALETGYPVFAFDIGAIARRLRDVGRGDNLMPLVLQDDPGTINARFLEFRAGWRTLEAMRLM, encoded by the coding sequence ATGCCGCGCGCGTTCACGCGACGCGCACGCATCGTTGCAGGCTGGCTGCGCGTGTGGCTGCTCGGCGTGGAAACCTGGCTGGCACGCGTGCTGGGGCTGAGACGGCTGCATCGGCGCCATCTGCACGCACTGGTGCGTGCGAGCGGCCTGTTCGACGCCGACTGGTACCTGCGCCGGAACCAGGACGTGTTGCGTTCCGGCATCGACCCCCTGGACCACTACGTGCGCCATGGTGACCGTGAAGGGCGCCAGCCGATGGCGCTGTTCGACCCGCAGTTCTACCGCTCGCACGCCGGCAAACGACCGCTGCGCGTGAATGCGCTGCTGCACTATGTATACCTCGGTCGCTTCCGGCGCATTTCGCCGAGCGTGTGGTTCGACGTTGCGTACTATCTGAAGCAGAACCGGGACGTGGCACGCTCGGGCGAGGAGCCGCTGCGTCACTACCTGCGTGAAGGAGGTGCCAGCGGGCGTTCTCCGTGCCGGCAGTTCGATGCCGATTACTACCTGCGAAGCAACCCGGACGTGGCGTTGGCTGGCACGAACCCGTTGCTGCACTACCTCGAAACCGGTCGCATCGAAGGCCGTGCGGTGCTTGCGACTCTTGCCGAGGACGAGGTACAGGGACAGCCCGGCGTGCCACGTCCGCCACCGCCTGATGACTGGAGCGATATTCCGCTGATGGTGCCGGGTGACGGACCGTGTGTGGATATCGTCGTGCCCGTATACAGCGGTCGCAACGAAACCCTGCACTGCCTGCGCAGCGTACTGCTGGCGCCGGTGACGACCCGCTTCGAGCTGATCGTGATCGACGATGCCAGTCCCGATGTCGAACTTGCGAGTGCCCTGACGCGCCACGCAGAGCGGGGATTGTTCACGCTGCTGCGCAACGAGTCGAATCGTGGCTTCGTGCGCTCGGCGAACCGCGGCCTGCAGTTGCACCCCGAGCGCGACGTGCTGCTCCTGAACGCGGACACCGAGGTCTTCGGTGACTGGCTCGATCGTCTGCGTACTGCCGCGTTGCGGCATCCGCGCACCGGAACGGTGACGCCACTGTCGAACAACGCGACGATCGCGAGCTATCCACTCACGTTGCGCGATAACCCCTATCCGCTCGAGATCGGTTACGAGACGCTCGATTGCCTGGCCGCGCAGGCCAATGCGGGCGTGGAGGTCGAGGCACCTACCGGGGTCGGTTTCTGCATGTACCTGCGCCGCGACTGTCTGGCTGACACCGGGCTGTTCGATGAAGAGGCCTTCGGGCGTGGCTACGGTGAGGAAAACGATCTGTGCCAGCGAGCGCTGGCCCGTGGTTGGCGCAACGTGATCGCTGCCGATGTTTTTGTGCACCATCTCGGCAGCGTGTCCTTCAAGGGTGAGCGTGCGCGGCGTGTCGACGAGGCGATGCGCGTGATGGATGCGCGTCATCCGGACTACCAGCCCAGCGTACGCCGCTTCATCGATGCGGATCCGCTGCGGCCGGCGCGCCGCGCCCTGGACCGGGCGCGCATGATCGCGCGTGCCGGCGCGAGCAGTGCGCTGATCGTCTGCCATGCCCGAGGGGGTGGCGCCGAGCGCCATGTGGTCGAGGAGGCCGTCCGCCTGCGCAAGGAGGGACGTGGGGTGTTCTACCTGCGCCCGGTACCGGCGGCGCCGGGGCACGTGCACCTCGCGGCACCCGCGGGGATGCAGTTGCCGAACCTGGGTGATTTCGCACTCGCCGATACGGCCGAACTCGCCGCGGTGTTGCGCGAGTTGCGGATAGACGTGATCCACGATCACGGGACGGTGGATTTCCCTGTCGATATGCCGCAACGGCTGCTCGAACTCGCTCAGGCCATCGGGGCACGGATCGAGGTCGACGTGCACGATTACGAGCTGATCTGTCCGCGGATCAACCTCGTCAACGGCAGCGGGCGTTATTGCGGGGAGCCGGGAGTCGAGGGGTGCAACACGTGTCTGGCCGGTGTCGCCAACGATTTCGGCGCGCGCGACATCGTGGGATGGCGCGCCGGGCGGGAGCAACTGGTGCGTGCCGCGGATGCCGTCTGGGTGCCGGATTCGGACGTCGCGGAGCGTCTGCAACGGTACTTCCCCGGAGTCGGGTTCTCGGTCGATCCGCACGAAGCACTGGACATTGCACCGTTGCGCCCATTGACGCCATTCGAGGGAGTCAATGCACCGCTGCGTATCGTCGTGATCGGTGCGCTCGGCAAGATCAAGGGTTACGAGGTGCTGCTCGCCTGTGCGCGCGACGCTGCCAGGCGGCGACTGCCGCTCAGCTTCAGTGTGCTCGGGTACAGCATGAACGACACGCCGCTGATGAATGCAGGCGTGGCGCTGAGCGGCCGCTACCTCGAGTCCGAGGCGGCACAGAAACTTGCCGCACTGGAGCCGCACGCGGTCTGGCTGCCCTCGATATGGCCTGAAACGTACAGCTATACGCTGTCGCTTGCACTCGAAACCGGGTACCCGGTGTTTGCCTTCGATATCGGCGCGATCGCGCGTCGGCTGCGCGACGTGGGGCGCGGCGACAATCTGATGCCGCTGGTGCTGCAGGACGACCCGGGCACGATCAACGCACGCTTTCTCGAGTTCCGGGCCGGCTGGCGCACGCTCGAAGCGATGAGGTTGATGTGA
- a CDS encoding SLBB domain-containing protein, whose amino-acid sequence MARLILLLLCALSLAPLHAANDPFTDIAATLGVKSAEAVPRKKLEIPEAALPAAAEALSNQAPSFDYSVNLKSNVFGAQLFTGSFARAGATRFNPDYAVAVGDRIQVRFWGGFEYDALLEVDPKGNLFLPHVGPVPVLGVRNEDLQRIVESAVARVFRANVYSYATLAAAQPVRVFVGGNVNRPGLYNGTSMDSLLHYLDQAGGIDAERGSFLDVQVKRGDTVRAQVNLYDFLLDGRMPLVQLADGDVIFVPPRYSTVMVSGLVQNAKRFEFREGTLTVAGLMRFAKPLAQATHVRVVRNTGNIRNVEYYPLAEGAEVPLGNGDELVFTADKKPGTITVRVEGEHQSAQEYVLPYGARLGDLLPRIEFSERSDAASLQLFRESVRARQKEMLDTSLKSLEAAALTARSGTSDEARLRKEEAELLLTWVERARKVMPLGQVLIAGAEQRDALLLENGDVLRVPTRDGLVLVSGEVLFPNAIAYDTALGLADYVQQAGGYTQNADATRIVIAHRDGSFDEYTNRKKLFAREKPVDVVAGDEILVLPKIDVKSRQIWKDMTQILYQIAVSARVVVRM is encoded by the coding sequence ATGGCGCGTCTGATCCTCCTGTTGCTTTGTGCGCTGTCGCTGGCGCCGCTGCATGCTGCAAACGACCCGTTCACCGATATCGCCGCGACGCTGGGTGTCAAGAGCGCCGAGGCGGTACCGCGCAAGAAGCTGGAAATTCCCGAGGCTGCGCTTCCGGCTGCGGCTGAAGCGCTTTCTAACCAGGCACCGTCCTTCGACTATTCGGTGAACCTGAAGAGCAATGTGTTCGGTGCGCAATTGTTCACCGGCAGCTTTGCGCGTGCCGGTGCGACCCGCTTCAACCCGGATTATGCGGTTGCGGTGGGTGATCGTATCCAGGTGCGTTTCTGGGGCGGTTTCGAGTACGACGCACTGCTCGAAGTCGACCCGAAGGGCAACCTGTTCCTGCCACACGTGGGGCCGGTGCCGGTGCTCGGTGTGCGTAACGAGGACCTGCAGCGGATCGTCGAGTCGGCCGTGGCGCGGGTGTTCCGGGCCAACGTCTACAGCTACGCGACGCTGGCGGCGGCACAACCGGTGCGCGTGTTCGTCGGTGGCAACGTGAACCGGCCGGGGCTTTACAACGGCACCAGCATGGACAGCCTGCTGCATTACCTGGATCAGGCCGGTGGTATCGATGCCGAGCGTGGCAGCTTCCTCGACGTGCAGGTCAAGCGCGGCGATACGGTGCGCGCGCAGGTGAACCTCTACGATTTTCTGCTCGATGGCCGCATGCCGCTGGTGCAGCTCGCCGACGGCGACGTGATCTTCGTGCCGCCGCGTTACAGCACCGTGATGGTGAGCGGGCTGGTGCAGAACGCGAAGCGTTTCGAGTTTCGGGAGGGCACGCTCACGGTCGCCGGGCTGATGCGTTTCGCCAAGCCGCTGGCGCAGGCGACGCACGTGCGCGTGGTGCGCAACACCGGCAACATCCGCAACGTCGAGTACTACCCGCTCGCAGAGGGAGCTGAAGTCCCGTTGGGCAATGGCGATGAACTCGTGTTCACCGCGGACAAGAAGCCGGGCACGATCACGGTGCGGGTCGAGGGCGAACACCAGAGCGCGCAGGAGTACGTGTTGCCGTACGGCGCGCGGCTCGGTGATCTGCTGCCGCGCATCGAATTCTCGGAACGCTCCGACGCAGCCAGCCTGCAACTGTTCCGTGAAAGCGTGCGTGCAAGGCAGAAGGAAATGCTGGATACCTCCTTGAAGAGCCTCGAGGCAGCCGCGCTGACGGCGCGCTCCGGTACCAGCGACGAGGCACGGTTGCGCAAGGAAGAAGCCGAACTGCTGCTCACCTGGGTGGAGCGTGCGCGCAAGGTGATGCCGCTCGGTCAGGTGCTGATCGCGGGTGCCGAGCAGCGCGATGCGCTGCTGCTGGAGAACGGTGACGTGCTGCGTGTGCCCACACGAGACGGGCTGGTTCTGGTCAGCGGCGAGGTGTTGTTTCCGAACGCGATCGCGTACGACACGGCGCTCGGTCTGGCTGATTACGTGCAGCAGGCTGGCGGTTATACGCAGAATGCCGATGCGACGCGGATCGTGATTGCGCACCGCGACGGCAGTTTCGACGAATACACGAACCGCAAGAAGCTGTTTGCGCGCGAAAAGCCTGTCGATGTGGTGGCGGGTGACGAGATTCTGGTGTTGCCGAAGATCGATGTGAAGTCGCGCCAGATCTGGAAGGACATGACCCAGATCCTGTACCAGATCGCAGTCAGCGCCCGCGTGGTGGTGCGCATGTGA
- a CDS encoding chain-length determining protein codes for MRGWLTLDRVRQSVFPAALLLSLLAAVYWLLIASDRYVSVAHVIIQRTDMSGGQTVDFSGLLGNVGGVASDQLLLRDHLLSTDMLLALDAKLGLREHYSDWHRDPLSRMWSGDEPLEEFHEYWLKRVSVEFDEYTGVLVIKAQAYDPDTAYAIVTMLVTEGERHMNAIAHELARGQVEFLERQVEQMNERAMAARQAVIAFQNEKGLASPQGAAEALEAIIGKLEAQLTELQTRRNAMLGYLMPKSPDVVELDLQIAATRQQIEREQSRIAAPDGDTLNRTVEEFQRLEMLAHFTQDVYKTALVALEKGRIEATRALKKVSVLQSPTRPQSPLQPQRIYNSIVFLLLSLVLAGVIKLIVVIIRDHRD; via the coding sequence GTGCGTGGGTGGCTGACGCTCGATCGGGTGCGGCAGAGTGTCTTTCCTGCGGCCCTGCTGTTGTCGCTGCTGGCGGCGGTGTACTGGCTGCTGATTGCTTCGGACCGCTACGTGTCGGTGGCGCATGTGATCATCCAGCGTACCGATATGAGCGGCGGTCAGACGGTGGATTTCTCGGGCCTGCTCGGCAACGTCGGAGGCGTGGCATCGGACCAGTTGCTGCTGCGTGACCACCTGCTTTCCACCGACATGCTGCTCGCGCTCGATGCGAAGCTCGGGCTGCGTGAGCACTACAGCGACTGGCACCGCGATCCGTTGTCCCGGATGTGGTCGGGCGATGAACCACTGGAAGAGTTCCACGAGTACTGGTTGAAGCGGGTGAGCGTGGAGTTCGACGAATACACCGGTGTGCTGGTGATCAAGGCGCAGGCCTATGACCCGGATACGGCGTATGCGATCGTCACGATGCTCGTCACGGAGGGCGAGCGACACATGAACGCGATTGCGCACGAGCTCGCGCGTGGCCAGGTCGAGTTCCTGGAGCGGCAGGTGGAGCAGATGAACGAACGAGCCATGGCGGCACGCCAGGCGGTGATCGCCTTCCAGAACGAAAAGGGGTTGGCTTCACCGCAGGGAGCGGCAGAGGCGCTGGAGGCAATCATCGGCAAGCTGGAGGCGCAGCTTACCGAACTGCAGACGCGACGCAATGCGATGCTGGGCTACCTGATGCCCAAGAGTCCTGACGTGGTCGAGCTCGATCTGCAGATCGCTGCGACGCGTCAACAGATCGAACGCGAACAGAGCCGTATCGCCGCACCCGACGGCGATACGCTGAACCGGACGGTCGAGGAATTCCAGCGCCTCGAAATGCTGGCCCACTTCACGCAGGACGTCTACAAGACCGCGCTGGTCGCACTGGAAAAGGGGCGCATCGAGGCGACGCGGGCGCTGAAGAAGGTCTCGGTCCTGCAGTCTCCGACCCGGCCGCAGTCCCCGCTGCAGCCACAACGGATCTACAACAGCATCGTCTTTCTGTTGCTGAGTCTGGTCCTCGCCGGCGTCATCAAGCTTATCGTCGTCATCATCCGCGATCACAGGGACTGA
- a CDS encoding ABC transporter ATP-binding protein — protein MIIVRDVYKRYQTDHGPGPWVLQGINLVIPPRTNVGLVGRNGAGKTTLLQLIGGIDRPNRGQVERHCRVSWPMGSSGGLQNMLTGRQNAKFVCRVHGHDHDLHEKIEQIREFADLGKMFDEPVKTYSSGMRSRLQFALSLAVEFDVYISDEVTAAGDAAFRGKAQKAFADLVGRAGLIMVAHGEEMLKQFCTAGILLHGGHAQWFDRIGDALAAYKESLQA, from the coding sequence GTGATCATTGTGCGCGACGTGTACAAGCGCTATCAGACCGATCATGGTCCCGGCCCGTGGGTGTTGCAGGGAATCAACCTGGTGATTCCGCCACGGACCAATGTGGGGCTGGTCGGGCGCAATGGCGCCGGAAAGACGACCTTGCTGCAACTGATCGGCGGCATCGACCGTCCGAACCGTGGACAGGTCGAACGCCATTGTCGGGTATCATGGCCGATGGGTAGCAGCGGTGGCCTGCAGAACATGCTCACGGGGCGCCAGAACGCCAAGTTCGTGTGTCGTGTACACGGGCATGATCATGATCTGCACGAGAAAATCGAGCAGATCCGCGAATTTGCGGATCTGGGCAAGATGTTCGATGAACCGGTCAAGACCTACTCCTCGGGCATGAGATCGCGCTTGCAGTTCGCGTTGTCGCTGGCAGTCGAGTTCGATGTGTACATCTCGGACGAGGTGACTGCAGCGGGCGATGCCGCGTTTCGGGGCAAGGCCCAGAAGGCATTCGCCGACCTGGTCGGCAGGGCCGGCCTGATCATGGTGGCGCACGGTGAGGAGATGCTGAAGCAGTTCTGCACGGCAGGCATCCTGCTTCACGGCGGACACGCGCAGTGGTTCGATCGTATCGGAGACGCTCTCGCAGCGTACAAGGAAAGCTTGCAGGCATGA
- a CDS encoding ABC transporter permease: MSGRPPRNPLTVTFAVWNALLLREALSRLFGRRAAWFWLLFEPIFHVAYLMLLFTVIRIRHVGGIATPLWLMLGLLAYFMFEHAQRQGMMAIQFNRALFVYRQVLPVDAVLVRVALEGTLMVVVSLAMLAGGGLLGLQVLPADPLLVLTAMLGLWLFGLGLGLCSSVVAELSPEGGKLWLMMMRPLYMISGVMFPIAAVPLPYRDWLAVNPLVHGLDAVRLGFAPYYHEVSGLSIAYLYECAIVFLLLGLILHVALARRIVAQ; encoded by the coding sequence ATGTCAGGACGACCCCCGCGTAACCCGCTGACGGTCACGTTTGCCGTATGGAACGCGCTGCTGCTGCGTGAAGCCCTGTCGCGTCTGTTCGGCCGGCGCGCCGCCTGGTTCTGGCTGCTGTTCGAGCCGATCTTTCATGTCGCCTACCTGATGCTGCTCTTTACCGTGATCCGGATCCGGCATGTGGGCGGGATCGCCACGCCGTTGTGGTTGATGCTGGGTCTGCTGGCGTACTTCATGTTCGAACACGCACAGCGTCAGGGAATGATGGCGATCCAGTTCAACCGGGCGCTGTTCGTTTACAGGCAGGTATTGCCGGTAGATGCGGTACTGGTGCGTGTTGCGCTCGAGGGTACTCTGATGGTGGTGGTGTCGCTGGCGATGCTGGCCGGTGGGGGCTTGCTCGGACTACAGGTGTTGCCTGCGGATCCGTTACTGGTGCTGACAGCGATGCTGGGTTTGTGGCTGTTCGGACTGGGCCTTGGACTGTGCTCGTCGGTGGTTGCGGAGCTGTCACCGGAAGGCGGCAAACTGTGGCTGATGATGATGCGACCGCTGTATATGATCTCGGGAGTGATGTTCCCTATCGCAGCGGTTCCGCTGCCGTACCGTGACTGGCTGGCGGTGAACCCGCTGGTGCACGGGCTTGATGCCGTGCGTCTCGGCTTCGCTCCGTACTATCACGAAGTTTCCGGTCTCAGCATTGCCTATCTCTACGAGTGTGCGATCGTGTTCCTGCTGCTCGGGTTGATATTGCATGTGGCGCTGGCGCGCAGGATCGTTGCCCAGTGA